A stretch of the Ananas comosus cultivar F153 linkage group 14, ASM154086v1, whole genome shotgun sequence genome encodes the following:
- the LOC109720066 gene encoding probable cinnamyl alcohol dehydrogenase, with protein MGSLASERKVTGWAARDPSGILSPFTYTLRTTGPEDVVIKVKYCGVCHTDIHQTKNHLGMSNYPMVPGHEVVGEVVEVGSAVRQFKVGETVGAGVIVGCCRECGSCKSGDEQYCGKKIWSYNDVYTDGKPTQGGFASAMIVDQKFVVKIPAGLAPEQAAPLLCAGVTVYSPLKHFGLMQGGLRGGIMGLGGVGHMGVKIAKAMGHHVTVISSSDKKRAEATDHLGADAYIVSSDGAQMGAAADSLDYIIDTVPVFHPLEPYLSLLKVNGKLILMGVINQPLQFVTPLVMLGRKTITGTFIGSMEETHEMLQFCEKKGLTSMIEIVKMDQVNEALERLERNDVRYRFVVDVANSNLDA; from the exons ATGGGGAGCCTTGCTTCGGAGAGGAAGGTCACCGGATGGGCGGCGAGAGACCCCAGTGGGATTTTGTCCCCATTTACCTACACCTTAAG GACGACGGGGCCGGAGGACGTGGTGATAAAGGTGAAGTACTGCGGGGTTTGCCACACGGACATTCACCAGACCAAGAACCACCTCGGCATGTCCAACTATCCCATGGTCCCTGG GCATGAGGTGGTGGgggaggtggtggaggtgggGAGTGCAGTGAGGCAGTTCAAGGTGGGGGAGACGGTGGGGGCCGGGGTtatcgtcgggtgctgcagagAATGCGGGTCGTGCAAGTCCGGCGACGAGCAGTACTGCGGCAAGAAGATATGGTCCTACAACGATGTCTACACCGACGGAAAGCCCACCCAGGGGGGATTCGCCTCCGCCATGATCGTCGACCAAAA GTTTGTGGTGAAGATTCCGGCAGGGCTGGCGCCGGAGCAAGCGGCCCCTCTCCTCTGTGCCGGTGTGACCGTCTACAGCCCCCTGAAGCACTTCGGGCTGATGCAGGGCGGCCTACGAGGCGGCATTATGGGCCTCGGCGGTGTGGGCCACATGGGGGTGAAGATAGCCAAGGCCATGGGCCACCACGTCACAGTGATCAGCTCCTCCGACAAGAAGCGGGCGGAGGCCACGGACCATCTGGGTGCTGATGCGTACATCGTGAGCTCCGACGGTGCCCAGATGGGTGCGGCGGCTGACTCGCTCGACTACATCATCGACACCGTGCCAGTTTTCCACCCGCTGGAACCGTACCTGTCGCTGCTCAAGGTGAACGGCAAGCTTATACTAATGGGGGTCATCAACCAGCCTTTGCAGTTCGTCACTCCTCTCGTCATGTTAG GGAGGAAGACAATCACAGGAACCTTCATAGGAAGCATGGAGGAGACCCATGAGATGCTCCAATTCTGCGAGAAGAAGGGGCTAACATCCATGATCGAAATAGTGAAAATGGACCAGGTGAACGAGGCACTAGAGCGATTAGAGCGCAATGATGTTAGGTATCGCTTCGTTGTTGATGTCGCAAATAGCAACCTCGACGCTTGA